A single genomic interval of Prionailurus viverrinus isolate Anna chromosome A2, UM_Priviv_1.0, whole genome shotgun sequence harbors:
- the MCM2 gene encoding DNA replication licensing factor MCM2 → MAESSESYTVASSPARRLRNDPLTSSPGRSSRRTDALTSSPGRDLPPFEDESEGLLGTEGPLDEEEEDGEELIGDGMERDYRAIPELDAYEAEGLALDDEDVEELTASQREAAERAMRQRDREAGRGLGRMRRGLLYDSDEEDEERPSRKRRQVERATEEGEEDEDMIESIENLEDLKGHSVREWVSMAGPRLEIHHRFKNFLRTHVDGHGHNVFKERISDMCKENRESLVVNYEDLAAREHVLAYFLPEAPAELLQIFDEAALEVVLAMYPKYDRIASHIHVRISHLPLVEELRSLRQLHLNQLIRTSGVVTSCTGVLPQLSMVKYNCNKCNFVLGPFCQSQNQEVKPGSCPECQSAGPFEVNMEETVYQNYQRIRIQESPGKVAAGRLPRSKDAILLADLVDSCKPGDEIELTGIYHNNYDGSLNTANGFPVFATVILANHVAKKDNKVAVGELTDEDVKMITSLSKDQQIGEKIFASIAPSIYGHEDIKRGLALALFGGEPKNPGGKHKVRGDINVLLCGDPGTAKSQFLKYVEKVSSRAIFTTGQGASAVGLTAYVQRHPVSREWTLEAGALVLADRGVCLIDEFDKMNDQDRTSIHEAMEQQSISISKAGIVTSLQARCTIIAAANPIGGRYDPSLTFSENVDLTEPIISRFDILCVVRDTVDPVQDEMLARFVVGSHIRHHPNNKEEEPGSGGTQEPAMPNTYGVEPLPQEVLKKYIIYAKERVHPKLNQMDQDKVAQMYSDLRKESMATGSIPITVRHIESMIRMAEAHARIHLRDYVIEDDVSMAIRVMLESFIDTQKFSVMRSMRKTFARYLSFRRDNNELLLFILKQLVAEQVTYQRNRFGAQQDTIEVPEKDLVDKARQINIHNLSAFYDSELFRMNRFSHDLKRKMILQQF, encoded by the exons ATGGCG GAATCATCTGAGTCCTACACTGTGGCATCCAGCCCAGCCCGGCGGCTGCGAAACGATCCTCTCACTTCCAGCCCTGGGCGAAGCTCCCGTCGCACCGATGCCCTGACCTCCAGCCCTGGTCGTGATCTTCCCCCTTTTGAGGATGAGTCTGAGGGACTTCTAGGTACAGAAGGACCCCtggatgaagaggaagaagatggagAGGAGCTTATTGGAGATGGCATGGAGAG GGACTATCGTGCCATCCCGGAGCTGGATGCCTACGAGGCCGAGGGACTGGCCCTGGACGATGAGGACGTAGAGGAGCTGACGGCCAGTCAGAGGGAGGCAGCGGAGCGGGCCATGAGGCAGCGTGACCGAGAGGCTGGCCGGGGCCTGGGCCGCATGCGCCGTGGGCTCCTGTACG ACAGcgacgaggaggacgaggagcGTCCCTCCCGGAAGCGCCGCCAGGTGGAGCGGGCCacggaggagggtgaggaggacgAGGACATGATCGAGAGCATTGAGAACCTGGAGGACCTCAAGGGCCACTCTGTGCGTGAGTGGGTGAGCATGGCAGGCCCACGCCTGGAGATCCACCACCGCTTTAAGAACTTCCTGCGCACCCACGTGGACGGCCATGGCCACAACGTCTTCAAGGAGCGCATCAGTGACATGTGCAAAG AGAACCGCGAGAGCCTGGTGGTGAACTACGAGGACCTGGCGGCCCGGGAGCACGTCCTGGCCTACTTCCTGCCTGAGGCACCCGCAGAGCTGCTGCAGATCTTTGATGAGGCTGCCCTGGAGGTTGTGCTGGCCATGTACCCCAAGTATGACCGCATCGCCAGCCACATCCATGTGCGCATCTCCCACCTGCCTCTGGTAGAGGAGCTGCGCTCGCTCAG GCAGCTGCACCTCAACCAGCTGATCCGCACCAGCGGGGTGGTGACCAGCTGCACCGGTGTCCTGCCCCAGCTCAGCATGGTCAAGTACAACTGCAACAAGTGTAACTTTGTGCTGGGGCCCTTCTGTCAGTCTCAGAACCAGGAGGTGAAGCCGGGCTCCTGCCCCGAGTGCCAGTCAGCTGGCCCCTTTGAAGTCAACATGGAAGAG ACCGTGTATCAGAACTACCAGCGCATTCGAATTCAGGAGAGTCCCGGCAAAGTGGCGGCCGGCCGGCTGCCCCGCTCCAAGGACGCGATCCTCCTCGCCGATCTGGTGGACAGCTGCAAGCCAGGAGATGAGATA GAGCTGACTGGCATCTACCACAACAACTACGATGGCTCCCTCAACACAGCCAATGGCTTCCCCGTGTTTGCCACTGTCATCTTAGCCAACCACGTGGCCAAGAAGGACAACAAGGTCGCCGTGGGGGAACTGACAGACGAAGATGTGAAGATGATCACCAGCCTCTCCAAGGACCAGCAGATCGGGGAGAAG ATCTTCGCCAGTATTGCTCCTTCCATCTATGGGCACGAAGACATCAAGAGAGGCCTGGCGCTGGCTCTGTTTGGAGGGGAGCCTAAAAACCCAG GGGGTAAGCACAAGGTGCGAGGTGATATCAACGTGCTCTTGTGTGGAGATCCCGGCACAGCCAAGTCTCAGTTCCTCAAATACGTCGAGAAAGTGTCTAGCCGTGCCATCTTTACCACTGGCCAGGGGGCTTCAGCCGTGGGCCTCACAGCGTATGTCCAGCGACACCCTGTCAGCAGGGAGTGGACCTTAGAGGCTGGAGCCCTGGTTCTGGCTGACCGAGGAGTGTGTCTCATCGATGAATTTGACAAG ATGAATGACCAGGACAGAACCAGCATCCACGAGGCCATGGAGCAGCAGAGCATCTCCATCTCCAAGGCCGGCATCGTCACCTCCCTGCAGGCTCGCTGCACGATCATTGCCGCGGCCAACCCCATAG GAGGCCGCTATGACCCCTCGCTCACCTTCTCAGAAAACGTGGACCTCACGGAGCCCATCATTTCCCGCTTCGACATCCTGTGTGTGGTGAGGGACACGGTGGACCCAGTCCAG GATGAGATGCTGGCCCGTTTTGTGGTTGGCAGCCATATCAGACACCACCCCAACAACAAGGAGGAGGAGCCGGGCAGCGGTGGCACCCAGGAGCCCGCCATGCCCAACACGTACGGTGTGGAGCCCCTGCCACAGGAGGTCCTGAAGAAGTACATCATCTACGCCAAGGAGAGGGTCCACCCGAAGCTCAACCAGATGGACCAGGACAAGGTGGCCCAGATGTACAGTGATCTGAGGAAAGAGTCCATG GCGACAGGCAGCATCCCCATCACGGTGCGGCACATCGAGTCCATGATCCGCATGGCAGAGGCCCACGCGCGCATCCACCTGCGCGACTACGTGATAGAGGATGACGTCAGCATGGCCATCCGCGTGATGCTGGAGAGCTTCATCGACACGCAGAAGTTCAGCGTCATGCGCAGCatgaggaag ACTTTCGCGCGCTACCTCTCGTTCCGGCGAGACAACAACGAGCTCCTGCTGTTCATACTGAAGCAGTTGGTGGCAGAGCAGGTGACATACCAGCGCAACCGCTTTGGGGCCCAGCAGGACACGATCGAAGTTCCTGAGAAGGACTTGGTGGACAAG GCTCGTCAGATCAATATCCACAACCTGTCTGCTTTTTATGACAGCGAGCTCTTTAGGATGAACAGGTTCAGCCATGACCTGAAACGGAAGATGATCCTTCAGCAGTTCTGA